Part of the Mycolicibacterium mengxianglii genome is shown below.
TCGGCCATCGGCGGCTGGATCCTGCTGCTGACCTTCCTGTTCGCCGTCAACGACGCCGACGCCGTGTCCGCCGGCGGCGGCGCCGTCGTGGGGATCTTCACCCAGGCGCTGGACTCTCAATGGGTGGCCGTCATCCTGCTGATCTCCACGGCAGGCCAGTTCTTCTGCACCACGGCCTGTCAGACCAGCGCGTCGCGGATGCTGTTCGCGTTCAGCCGCGACCGTGCGGTGCCCGGCCATCAACTGTGGTCGAAGGTGAGCAAGAACAGGATCCCGGCCAACGGCGTCATCATCACCGCCGTGCTCGCGGCAATCATCACCCTGCCCGCGCTCGTCGAGGTCGACATCAACGGCGCCCCGGTTCCGGTGGCGTTCTTCGCCGTGGTCTCGATCGGCGTGGTGGGGCTCTACCTGTGCTTCGCAGTGCCGATCTTTCTGCGCTGGCGCATGGGCGACGCATTCAAGGTGGGTCGGTGGAATCTGCGCGGCCACCACAAGTGGATGGCCCCGGTCGCGGTGATCGAGATCATCATCACCTCGATCATCGCGATGTTCCCGACGTCCTCGGGCGGCGTCCCGTGGGGCGACAGCTTCGAGTGGAAATACGTCAACTACACCCCCCTGCTGGTCGGCGGGGTGCTGATCCTGCTCTTCATCTATTGGCACGTGTCGGTCAAGCACTGGTTCACCGGCCCGATCAAGCAGGTCGACGTCGGCGACGATGGTCCGGGAAAAATGAAGCAGGACGTCTCCTGAGGGAATCACCGTGATCGCCCACGCTGGACCGGGACTGTGACGGGCGTCTCGGTCGGTTTGGATGCCGTTTGCAGCTGGGTAAAGAGTGACAATCGCCGGGCATGGCGCCCGGCACGATGGCCAGCAGCGTCCGGTTGTCGAACCGCCGACACAGAGTAGGGTCGAAAACGTGTGTGGAGCCACCGGCGAGGTCCGCCTCGACGGAAGAACCCCAGAGATCGGCGCCGTCGCTGCAATGGCGGAGGTCATGTCCCGGCGCGGCCCGGACGGTTCGGGCGTCTGGTCACAGGGCCGGGTAGCGCTGGGTCACCGTCGGCTCAAGATCATCGACCTTTCCGAAGCCGGCGCCCAGCCCATGGTCGATTCCGACCTCGGGCTGTCCATCGCGTGGAACGGTTGCATCTACAACTACGAGGACCTACGCGCCGAGCTGGCCGGCCGCGGCTACCGGTTCTTCTCGCACAGCGACACCGAGGTGCTGCTGAAGGCCTATCACCATTGGGGCGACCGGTTCGTCGACCACCTCAAGGGCATGTTCGCCTTCGCCATCGTCGAACGCGACAGCGGCCGGGTGTTGCTGGGCCGCGACCGGCTCGGCATCAAACCGCTCTACATCTCCGAGACTCCCGACCGGATCCGGTTCGCCTCCTCACTCCCGGCGCTGGTGGCCGGCGGCGGAGTCGACACCCGCATCGATCCGATTGCGCTGAACCACTACCTGAGCTTCCACTCGGTGGTCCCGCCCCCGTTGACGATTCTGCGGGGGGTGCGCAAGGTCCCGCCGGCCTCGCTGCTGGCCATCGAGCCCGACGGTCGACGGGTGGCCACCACGTATTGGGAGCCGGACTTCTCCCGCTGCGCCGAGCGCGCCGACTGGACGGAAAACGACTGGGAGGACGCGGTGCTGGAAGCGCTGCGGCTGGCCGTGAAGCGGCGCCTGGTCTCCGACGTCCCGGTCGGGTGCCTGCTGTCGGGCGGGGTGGATTCAAGCCTGATCGTCGGTCTGCTGGCCGAGGCCGGGCAGACCGGTCTCAAGACGTTCTCGATCGGCTTCGAGTCAGTCGGTGGGGTGTCCGGCGACGAGTTCGTCTGGTCGGACATCATCGCCAAACGCTTCGACACCGATCACCATCAGATCCGGATCGACACCGCCCGCATGCTGCCCGCACTGGACGACACGATCGGTGCGATGAGCGAGCCGATGGTCAGCCACGACTGTGTGGCCTTCTATCTGCTGAGCCAGGAAGTCTCCAAACACGTCAAGGTGGTGCAATCCGGTCAGGGCGCCGACGAGGTGTTCGCCGGCTACCACTGGTACCCCCCGATGGGTGATCCCGCGGCCGCCTCCCTCGATGGTTCGCTCGCGGCGTACCGCGCGGCGTTCTTCGACCGCGACAGCACCGGGGTGGGCCAGCTCATCACGTCCGCGTTCGCCGCCGACGGCGACCCCAGCGCCGAATTCGTCGCCGACCATTTCGCCCGGCCCGGTGCGCAGACCGGAGTGGACCGGGCCCTGCGGCTGGACACCACCGTGATGCTGGTGGACGACCCCGTGAAGCGTGTCGACAACATGACGATGGCCTGGGGCCTGGAGGGCCGCGTGCCGTTCCTGGACCACGACCTGGTGGAACTGGCGGCCACCTGCCCGCCTGAGCTCAAGACCGCGCACGGGGGCAAGGGCGTCCTCAAGCAGGCCGCCCGGAAAGTGATCCCGTCCGAGGTGATCGACAGGCCGAAGGGGTATTTCCCCGTCCCCGCGCTCACCCACCTCGAAGGGCCCTATCTCGACATGGTGCGCGACGCGCTGTTCACCCCGGCGGCCAAGGAACGCAACCTGTTCCGGCCCGAGGCGGTTCAACGGCTGCTCGCCGATCCCAACGGCAAGCTGACGCCGTTGCGGGGCAACGAGTTGTGGCAGATCGCGCTGCTGGAGCTATGGCTGCAGCGCCACGGCATCACCGGGCCCGCGGCCTGAGCGGTACGTGGAACAATCGGGGAGTAGGCGACAATGAGCACCGAACTCGGCCCTGAACACACGATGGCGGACACCACTGAGCCTCATACCACCACTGAGGCCATCACCCTCGGCCTGCACGACGCCTCCCCACAGCATCTCGTGGATGCCATGGCTGACAATGTGGAACTCGAACTCGGTTGGGGCAGGCTGATTTTCGGCCAGACGTTCGCCGAGCCCACAGAGCTCGCCGAGGCGTTGCGCCGGGAGGGCCCGGGCCGCCGCGACATCTGCATCTACGCCCGAGAGTCTCATGTGCTGGTCGCAATGGCGCCGCACGAGCTGTTCCTCGACCCCAGCCACACCTACCGTCTGCGCTTCACCGGTGAGCAGCAGGAGGCGCAGAAGTCGCCGGTGGCCATCACCGTGCGGTCGCTGCGCAGTATCGCCGACGCCGATGCGATGAACCGGGTTTACGTGCGCTGTGGCATGGTGCCGGCCCCGACCGAGGTCATCTGGTACAACCACGAAAACGCCGACGCCGTGGAGTATCTGGTGGCGGTGCGCGACGACGACGACACCGTGATCGGCACGGTCACCGGGGTGGATCACGAACGGCTGTTCTCCGATCCGGAGCAGGGTTCGAGCCTGTGGACGCTGGCCGTCGACCCGGCGGCCAGCCTGCCCGGGGTGGGCGAAGCGCTGACCCGGGAACTTGCGGGGATATTCGCCCGGCGCGGCCGCGCGTACATGGACCTGTCGGTGGCCCATGACAATGCCGCTGCGATCGCGCTCTACGAGAAACTCGGATTCCACCGGGTGCCGGTGCTGGCGATCAAACGCAAGAACGCGATCAACGAACCTCTGTTCACCCCGATCCCCGAGACCGTCGACGATCTCAACCCCTACGCCCGGATCATCGCCGACGAAGCCACCCGGCGCGGTATCCACGTCGAGGTACTCGACGCCGAGACCGGCGAGATGCGGTTGTCCCACGGTGGACGCAGCGTGGTGACCCGGGAATCGTTGTCGGAGTACACCTCTGCGGTGGCGATGAGCCGGTGCGATGACAAACGGCTGACCCGTCGGATCGTCGGCGAGGCCGGGGTCGTGGTTCCCCGCGGCCGGCTGGCGACCTTCGACGACGGTGACCATGACTTCCTCGCCGAGGTCGGGGATGTCGTGGTCAAGCCGACCCGCGGTGAGCAGGGCAAGGGCATCACCGTGGGCGTGACGACCGACGAGGAACTCGACAGTGCCCTGGCCCGGGCCCGTGAAGAGCACCCCGAGGTGCTCATCGAGCAGCGCGCCCCCGGCGATGACCTACGTCTGGTCGTCATCGACGGCAGAGTCGTCGCCGCGGCGCTGCGCAAACCCGCCGAGATCATCGGTACCGGAAAGCACACCATCGGTGAGTTGATCGAGGCGCAGAGCCGACGACGCGCCGCAGCGACCGGCGGTGAGTCGGTGATCCCGATCGACGAGATCACCACGGCCACCGTGGCCGAAGCCGGTTGGTCGTTTGACGATGTGTTGCCCGAGGGCGAGCGGCTGCGGGTTCGTCGCACCGCCAACCTGCATCAGGGCGGCACCATCCACGACGTCACCGCCGACGTGAACCCGCAGTTGTGCCGGGTGGCTGTCACCGCGGCCGAAGCGATCGGCATTCCGGTCACCGGTATCGACCTGCTGGTACCCGATGTGACCGGCGAGGAGTATGTGTTCATCGAGGCCAATGAGCGTCCGGGGCTGGCCAATCACGAACCGCAGCCGACGGCGGCGGCGTTCATCGACTTCCTGTTCCCGGGTCAGCCGGGTCTCCCCCAGGCCTGGACGCCGGAGCACGCACCGGGGTGACCCACGCGAACGGGACGCGGTGTCACCAGGTGCTGGTGCGTAGCACGATCTCGCCGGCCAGCTGGGCGGTCGCCTCGTGCGCGTTGCGTCTGGCCAGCATGTCGACCACTCGGTAATCGCCGTAAACGAAGCGCTGGCTGGCGTTGGCCACCGCCCGCGCTGCCGCGGAGCTGACCAGCGCGGTGGTGTTCATCTCGACCGCGGGGCAGTCGTCGTCACGGACCGCGCCGGTGATGTCAGGGACGCGGGGGTGGCCGCGGTCGACGACCACCAGCCCGGTGAAGCGGTCCAGCCGGGAGGCGGCGAGCTCCCATGCCAGGTCGGCGCCCGCGCGGTCGCCGACCACAACGGCCCAGCGAACCCCGACGACGTCGAGGATGCCCAGCACCGATTTCGGCGTCAGGCGGGAATCGGCACCCAGCACGACCGTTCGCAGATTGGCGGTGTGCAGACGGGTGCACACACTCTCGTACGCGGCGGGACCCACACCTTCGGCGGCAAGCAACGCCACCGCCGGCCCACGCTCGGGACCGGCGACCTCAACCGGGATGGGGAATCCCTCGACGGTCGGGATCATCGTCGCGGGCATTGTGCCACGCTACAGGGATCGGCCCCGGCGGCGCGCACTTTTAGTGGGCCTGCGATTTCTCCGAGAGCGAATCACGCCGCGGCGATGCGCTCGGCCTGCTTGGCGACGACGTCCAGAAAGGTCTGTGGCAGAGCGGCTTTGACGCTGATCTCCGGGTTGGTCATCGGCAGGGTCAGGCCGAACATCGCCATCGACCCGACATTGGCGAACGCCATGTACATGCTGTTCTGGTCACCGTTGAGGTGCATCGTCTGCTGGTACACCAGCGTGCCATCTTCAGATGGCAGTTTTGTGGTGGTCATCGGGATGCCCGGCGACACCGGGTCGAAGTAGGTGTTGAACTCCTGGCAGCGGTCCGCGGTCTGCGCCAGGGCGTCGAGGTCGAGTTGCCACGACAGCACCGTCATCACCACCCGGGCACCGTCGTAGGTGGCGCTGTACTGGACGGCGCTGCCCGGTCCGCGTTCGGCCGACTTGGCGATCACGTTCGTCAGAGCGTCGGTGCACCCCGGCGGCTTGGACAACATGGCGGGCGGGCCGCCGGCACCGTCGGGGCGGCCCGGCGCGAAGGTGATGCGCTCATAACGCACGCCGGTGGGGAAATCCCCGGCAGTCAGCACCACCTTTTCCAGGGTGGCCCCGGGCCAGGTAGGCGTGCCCGGGATCACGGTGCTGCACGCGGCGAGGTAGGCGACCAGACTGGCGCACACGAAGACCAGGGTGCGGCGGCGACTCACCGCATCAGACTACTGGCCGGCGTCGGGGCCACAACCGGTCGCGACGGCGCGCGCCGCGCGGTCGGTCAGGGCGCGAGCGTCAGGATTTCGGCGCCGTCGTCGGTGACCACCAGCGTGTGCTCGAACTGCGCCGACCAGCGCTTGTCCTTGGTGGCGACTGTCCAGCCGTCGGCCCAGATCTCGTAGTCCAGCGAGCCCAGATTGATCATCGGCTCGATGGTGAACGTCATACCCGGTACCAGGACGGTGTCGACGTCCGGCTGGTCATAGTGCAGCACCACCAGGCCGTTGTGGAAGGTGGTACCGATGCCGTGGCCGGTGAAGTCACGAACGACGTTGTAGCCGAATCGGTTTGCGTACGACTCGATGACCCGCCCGACGACGGAGAGCTGTCGGCCCGGCTTGACCGCCTTGATGGCGCGCATGGTCGCTTCATGGGTGCGCTCCACCAGCAGCCGATGCTCCTCGGCGACATCGCCGGCCAGGAAGGTGGCGTTGGTGTCGCCGTGCACACCGTCGATGTAGGCGGTGACATCGATGTTGACGATGTCACCGTCTTCGACGACCGTGGAGTCCGGGATGCCGTGGCAGATGATCTCGTTGAGCGAGGTGCAGCACGACTTCGGGAATCCCTTGTAACCCAAGGTCGACGGGTAGGCGCCGTGGTCGATCATGTACTCGTGGGCCACCCGGTCGAGGTGGTCGGTGGTGACACCGGGGGCGACGGCCTTGCCGGCCTCGGCGAGTGCGCCGGCGGCGATCCGGCCGGCCACCCGCATCTTCTCGATCACCTCGGGTGACTGCACCCACGGCTCGGTGCCCTCTTTGGCGGACGGTTTCCAGGCGTACTCGGGCCGAGGAATCGCCTTGGGCACCGGCAACGTCGGGGATACGTCACCGGAACGGAGTGCGGTGCGAACAGACATGACGTCAGGGTAACCGGGAGAACGCTGATCTCGGGAGACGAGAACCCGGGCGCCACTTCGCCGATGACGGGGTTCAACCGTTGCGGTGCAACCAGCTTTTACGCGGCCCACGGATGTCGACACCACCGCACACCACCTTGCCGGTGAGGATGACGTGCGGCCGGCCTTCGGCGGGTGCGTCTTTGCGGTGATCGTGGGCGCTGCCGACGATCACCTCGACGTCATCGATGGACGCACTGGCGCCCTCGGGTAGCCGTAAATCCAGTCCGCCGACGCGCAGATCCAGTTCGATCACCACGATCGGGCCGGCGAATTTGGCCTTGGTCAGGTCCAGGTCGACCGATCCCATTCGCCGCACCAGCGCCAGCCGGGTCGGGACAGTCCATTCGCCGTGACGTTTGAGAGAGCCCAGCACGCCCCGCAGCTCCACCCGGTCAGCCGCGGAGGTGACGATGGCGCCGGGTCCCGGCAGGTCTCCGACCAGCACGTCCAGCTCTGGCTGCAGGCGCGCCGAGGACACCTGGGCCGAGCGCTCCTCGAACTCCTCGATGTCGATCAGCCCGAGTGCGACGGCGTTGTGCAGCCGCCGCAGCGTGCCATTGCGGTCCGCGTCGGATACCCGCAACGCCGCGATGTGTTCGTCGAGTCCGGTCATCGTCATCCAAGGTACCGCTGTCAGGCCAGGTAATCAGAGGGCAAGCTGTCGAGCATCTGCTTGGTCATCCGCACGGCGTACTCGGAACTGCCGCCGCCGACGATCAGCGACGCGAAAGCCATGTCGCCGCGGTATCCGGCGAACCAGGAGTGCGAGCCGCCGGCGAATTCCGCCTCTCCGGTCTTGCCGTAGATCAGGCCGGCGTCGGCGATGTCCTTGGCGGTGCCGTTGGTCACCACCAGCCGCATCATCGAGCGCAGCCCGTCGAGCAGTTCCGGGCTGATCGGTCGGGCGTCGCCGTTGACCTTGGTTTCGTGGCCGACGATCAGGTGCGGCACCGGGGTCTTACCGGAGGCGACGGTCGCGGCCACCAGCGCCATGCCGAAGGGACTGGCGAGCACCTTTCCCTGACCGAACCCGTCCTCGATGCGCTCGCTGAGATCCACCGTCGGTGGTACCGAGCCGGTGAATGTGGTGAGCCCCTCGACCTCGTAGTCCTGGCCCAGGCCGTACTGGGCGGCCGCCACTGTCAGGCCGTCGCGCGGCATCCGGCTGGCCAGTTCGGCGAAGGTGGTGTTGCAGGAGCTGGCGAACGCCCGCGACATCGGGACCACCCCGAGGTCGAAGCCGCCGTAGTTGGGCACGATCCGGTGCCCGATCTCGGCGGTTCCCGGGCAGCCCAGCAGCGTGTTCGGCGACGCCATCGCCCGGTCCATCGCCGCCGCCGCTGTCACGATCTTGAACGTCGACCCCGGCGGGTACAGCCCGGTGGCGGCCACCGGGCCGTCGGCGTCGGCCGCCGTGTTCTGCGCAACGGCGAGGATCTCCCCCGTCGACGGCTTGAGCACCACGAGCATCGCCTTGAGACCCTGCCCGTTGACCGCCTTCTGTGCGGCGTCCTGCACGGTCCGGTCGAGCGTGATCGAGATCGACGGTGCCGGCGCCGGTGGGACCTCGTTGAAGATGTCGACGTCGACGCCGTTCTGGTTGACGCTCACCACCCGCCAACCGGCGTCGCCGTCGAGTTCGTCGATGACGGACTTCTTGACCTCGTTGATGATGGCCGGGGCGAAACCGTCGTCGGTGGGCAGCAGGTCGGACTGCGGGGTGATGACAACACCGGGCAGTGCACCGATGGCCGGTGACACCCGGTCGTTGTCGTCTTTACGCAGCGTGACCAGGCTCAGCGCGCCGGGGGCCGAGCTGGCTTCCTCTGCGAGGCGCTGTGGATCGAGCGTGTTGTCGAACGGCCGCAGCGCGTCGGCAACGGCACGGGCCGTGGTCATCAACGACCTGCCGGCCTGTGCGGCGTCGAGTTGGTAGTGGTACAGGTGGCCCGGCACCAGCACATCCGAGCCGCCGAGCTCGTTGACCGATGCGCGGCGCGGCGGGTCGGAGCGCAGCTGGAGGGTTTGGTTCTCGCCGAGCTTGGGGTGCAAACCGGTTGCAGCCCAACGGACTTCCCACTGGCCCTCGTCGCGGACCATGTTCAGTTGGCCGTCGTAGGCCCAGGTGCGTCCCTTGGGCAGATGCCAGGTGTAGCGGTAGTTCACGCTGCCGGTGTCCTCGGTGTACTTGGCACCGAGGATCTGGGCGTCGAGGTGTTCGGCCTGCAGCCCGCCCCACGCGGCGTTAAGCGCAGCGCGCGCCTCGTCGGGGTTGTCGGTGAACAACGACGCCCCGGAGGTGTCGCCGGTGGCCAGGGCGGCGAAGAAGCGTTCGGCGGCAGGGGCGGGACCGTCGGGTCGCGGCGTGCATGCCGACAGCCCGACAACCAATCCCGCGACGGCCAGTGTTGCCGTTACGCGTGTTACTAGTGATCCTATTGTGACCATTGAGGCTGATGTTAGATCGGTCGGGAGGCGAATTGGTGGACCGACACCGCCGTGCCGCGGCGAGACTGAATCACTGACGCCCAGACACCACGGAGGGTGCGAAAACGGTCGGATCTCGCCCAGGATTCAACCCTGTCCAGCTGAAGTTCGGGCGAACCGGGGCTCAGTCGAGCAAGACGGTGGCGAACGTCCCCACCTCGGTGAAGCCGACCCGGGCGTAGGCCGCACGCGCCACGGTGTTGTAGTTGTTGACGTACAGGCTGGCCACCCGCCCGCCGGACACCACAGCAGCAGCCAGCGCGGCAGTGCCCGTCGCGCCCAGGCCTTGGCCGCGTCGCTCCGGATGCACCCACACACCTTGGATCTGACCCACCGCCGGGGACTGTGAGCCCACCTCGGCCTTGAACACCACCTCACCGTGCTCGAACCGTGCCCAGGCCCGCCCCGCCGCGATCAGCCCGGCGACCCGGCGACGGTATCCCCGGCCGCCGTCGCCGATTCGCGGGTCGATGCCGACCTCGCCGATGAACATGTCGATGGCCGCCACCAGGTAGGCGTCCAACTCGTCGATACGCACCCGCCGCACCGCCGGGTCCACCGGGCAGTCGGGCGCGGCGGCCAGCGCCAGCAACGGCTGCCGGTCGCGCACGTCTCGTGCTGGGCCCCAAGCACTTTCGAGGCGCTCCCACATCGGCATCACCAGCTCGGTCCGGCCCACCAGCGACGAGCAGCGTCGTGCCGTGCTCATAGCCTTGTCCGCGAAGGCGTGCAGATCAGGACCGGAGCCGCGCAGTGGGATCAGGTTGGCACCGGCGTAACACAGGGATTCTTCGGCGCGGCGGCGTGTCCACAGCTCACCACCGATGGCATGTGGGTCGATTCCGTGGTCGGCGACCCGGGCGGCCACCATGCAGGAGCCCACTGGATCGTCGTCGAACACCCGGTGGACGGCCGCGGCGTCGCGCACCACGGACACCCGCCTCTCGTCGACCAGACGAAACAGCGGTGGAGCCGACATCAGGACTCTTTCTCAAAACAGCGGCCCAAGATGGCCGCAAACCAGCTATCAGCTTACGGTCACGACCGGCGGTCCGCTGGGAGTTAGCTCGTTGCCACGCTCATCGGCGATTCGCAAAGCCTCTTCGATCAGCGTCTCCACGATCTGCGACTCGGGCACGGTCTTGATGACCTCGCCCCGGACGAAGATCTGCCCGCGGCCGTTACCGGACGCGACACCCAGGTCAGCTTCACGGGCCTCGCCCGGTCCGTTCACCACGCACCCCATCACCGCGACCCGCAGCGGGATGTTCATCCCCTCCAGCCCGGCGGTCACCTCGTTGGCCAACGTGTAGACGTCCACCTGGGCGCGTCCGCAGGACGGGCACGACACGATCTCCAGACCGCGGGGGCGCAGGTTCAGCGACTCCAGGATCTGGTTGCCGACCTTGATCTCCTCGACCGGCGGCGCCGAGAGCGAGACCCGGATGGTGTCGCCGATCCCGCGGGAGAGCAGTGCGCCGAAGGCGACCGCAGACTTGATGGTGCCCTGGAAGGCCGGGCCGGCCTCGGTGACGCCGAGGTGCAGCGGGTAGTCGCACTGTGCGGCGAGCTGCTCGTAGGCGGCCACCATCACCACCGGGTCGTTGTGCTTGACGCTGATCTTGATGTCGCCGAACCCGTGCTCTTCGAACAGCGAGGCCTCCCACAGGGCTGACTCCACCAGCGCCTCGGGGGTCGCCTTGCCGTATTTCTGCATCAACCGGGGATCGAGCGATCCGGCGTTGACCCCGATGCGGATCGGGATGCCTGCGGCACCGGCAGCCTTGGCCACCTCTTTGACCCGGCCGTCGAATTCCTTGATGTTGCCCGGGTTGACGCGCACGGCGGCACACCCGGCGTCGATGGCGGCGAAGATGTACTTCGGCTGGAAGTGGATGTCGGCGATGACCGGGATGTTCGCCTTCTTGGCGATCGTCGGCAGCGCGTCGGCGTCTTCCTGGCGGGGGCAGGCCACGCGGACGATGTCGCAGCCGGACGCGGTGAGTTCGGCGATCTGCTGCAGGGTGGCGTTGATGTCGTGGGTCTTGGTGGTACACATCGACTGCACGGCGATCGGGTAGTCACTGCCGACGCCGACGTCGCCCACCATCAGCTGACGCGTCTTGCGGCGCGGCGCCAAGGTGGGCGCGGGGGCCGCAGGCATACCCAGACCGATGGACATGGACATGGTTGTCTCTCTTTTCGAAAAGTGAGCCGACTATTGGAACAGCCGGATCGGGTTCACCAGGTCGGCGGTCACGGTCAGCAGCATGTAGCCGACCACCACCACCAAGACTACGTAGGTGGCGGGCATCAGCTTGAGGTAGTTGACCGGTCCGGCGGCCACCAGTCCGCGCGCTGTGCGGAACACGTTGCGGATCTTCTCGAACACCGCGATCGCGATGTGCCCACCGTCGAAGGGCAGCAGCGGCACCAGGTTGACCGCACCGAGCACGAAGTTCAGCTGCGCCAGGAAGAACCAGAACGCCACCCACAGCCCGGCGTCGACGGTATCGCCGCCGATGATTGATGCGCCCACCACCGAAATCGGCGTTTCGGGGTCTCTCTCGCCGCCGCCGATGGCGTCGACCAGGGCGCCCACCTTCGTGGGGATCGCCGCCAGCGACTTGCCCAGCTCGACGGCCAGGTCCCCGGTGAACGCGAACGTCGCGGGCACCGCCGAGAGTGGGTTGTACTGGGTGGGCCCGAACTGCGCGGCGCCGACGCCGATGGCGCCGACGTTGATGACCTGCTCGGAGCCGTCGTCGCCAGTGCTGATGCGCTGCGTCGGCGTGACGTCGACGACCGTGCTGAAGGTCTGCCCGTCACGTTCCACCACGAATGTCGTGGGCGCCTTGAGTTCACGTACGGCGGAGACCATCTCGTCGAAGTTGGCGACGGGGGTGTCGCCCACCTTGACGATGGTGTCGCCGGCCCGGATGCCCGCCTGCGCAGCCGGCCCCGGTCCGGAGCACTCGCCGAGCTGACCCTTGGCGACTTCCGGTGCCACACAGGCTGTCTGCCCGACGACCGCGGTGGTGGGGGGATGCAGGTTGGGCAGGCCCCAGATGACGGCGATGGCGTAGATCAGCACCAGACCGATGACGAAGTTCATCCCCGGTCCGGCGAACAGCACTGCAGCCCGCTTCCAGGTCTTCTGGCGGTACAT
Proteins encoded:
- a CDS encoding GNAT family N-acetyltransferase; amino-acid sequence: MSAPPLFRLVDERRVSVVRDAAAVHRVFDDDPVGSCMVAARVADHGIDPHAIGGELWTRRRAEESLCYAGANLIPLRGSGPDLHAFADKAMSTARRCSSLVGRTELVMPMWERLESAWGPARDVRDRQPLLALAAAPDCPVDPAVRRVRIDELDAYLVAAIDMFIGEVGIDPRIGDGGRGYRRRVAGLIAAGRAWARFEHGEVVFKAEVGSQSPAVGQIQGVWVHPERRGQGLGATGTAALAAAVVSGGRVASLYVNNYNTVARAAYARVGFTEVGTFATVLLD
- a CDS encoding DUF1707 SHOCT-like domain-containing protein; translated protein: MTGLDEHIAALRVSDADRNGTLRRLHNAVALGLIDIEEFEERSAQVSSARLQPELDVLVGDLPGPGAIVTSAADRVELRGVLGSLKRHGEWTVPTRLALVRRMGSVDLDLTKAKFAGPIVVIELDLRVGGLDLRLPEGASASIDDVEVIVGSAHDHRKDAPAEGRPHVILTGKVVCGGVDIRGPRKSWLHRNG
- the map gene encoding type I methionyl aminopeptidase, with amino-acid sequence MSVRTALRSGDVSPTLPVPKAIPRPEYAWKPSAKEGTEPWVQSPEVIEKMRVAGRIAAGALAEAGKAVAPGVTTDHLDRVAHEYMIDHGAYPSTLGYKGFPKSCCTSLNEIICHGIPDSTVVEDGDIVNIDVTAYIDGVHGDTNATFLAGDVAEEHRLLVERTHEATMRAIKAVKPGRQLSVVGRVIESYANRFGYNVVRDFTGHGIGTTFHNGLVVLHYDQPDVDTVLVPGMTFTIEPMINLGSLDYEIWADGWTVATKDKRWSAQFEHTLVVTDDGAEILTLAP
- a CDS encoding alpha/beta hydrolase, with translation MPATMIPTVEGFPIPVEVAGPERGPAVALLAAEGVGPAAYESVCTRLHTANLRTVVLGADSRLTPKSVLGILDVVGVRWAVVVGDRAGADLAWELAASRLDRFTGLVVVDRGHPRVPDITGAVRDDDCPAVEMNTTALVSSAAARAVANASQRFVYGDYRVVDMLARRNAHEATAQLAGEIVLRTSTW
- a CDS encoding N-acetylglutaminylglutamine amidotransferase — translated: MCGATGEVRLDGRTPEIGAVAAMAEVMSRRGPDGSGVWSQGRVALGHRRLKIIDLSEAGAQPMVDSDLGLSIAWNGCIYNYEDLRAELAGRGYRFFSHSDTEVLLKAYHHWGDRFVDHLKGMFAFAIVERDSGRVLLGRDRLGIKPLYISETPDRIRFASSLPALVAGGGVDTRIDPIALNHYLSFHSVVPPPLTILRGVRKVPPASLLAIEPDGRRVATTYWEPDFSRCAERADWTENDWEDAVLEALRLAVKRRLVSDVPVGCLLSGGVDSSLIVGLLAEAGQTGLKTFSIGFESVGGVSGDEFVWSDIIAKRFDTDHHQIRIDTARMLPALDDTIGAMSEPMVSHDCVAFYLLSQEVSKHVKVVQSGQGADEVFAGYHWYPPMGDPAAASLDGSLAAYRAAFFDRDSTGVGQLITSAFAADGDPSAEFVADHFARPGAQTGVDRALRLDTTVMLVDDPVKRVDNMTMAWGLEGRVPFLDHDLVELAATCPPELKTAHGGKGVLKQAARKVIPSEVIDRPKGYFPVPALTHLEGPYLDMVRDALFTPAAKERNLFRPEAVQRLLADPNGKLTPLRGNELWQIALLELWLQRHGITGPAA
- a CDS encoding penicillin-binding transpeptidase domain-containing protein is translated as MVTIGSLVTRVTATLAVAGLVVGLSACTPRPDGPAPAAERFFAALATGDTSGASLFTDNPDEARAALNAAWGGLQAEHLDAQILGAKYTEDTGSVNYRYTWHLPKGRTWAYDGQLNMVRDEGQWEVRWAATGLHPKLGENQTLQLRSDPPRRASVNELGGSDVLVPGHLYHYQLDAAQAGRSLMTTARAVADALRPFDNTLDPQRLAEEASSAPGALSLVTLRKDDNDRVSPAIGALPGVVITPQSDLLPTDDGFAPAIINEVKKSVIDELDGDAGWRVVSVNQNGVDVDIFNEVPPAPAPSISITLDRTVQDAAQKAVNGQGLKAMLVVLKPSTGEILAVAQNTAADADGPVAATGLYPPGSTFKIVTAAAAMDRAMASPNTLLGCPGTAEIGHRIVPNYGGFDLGVVPMSRAFASSCNTTFAELASRMPRDGLTVAAAQYGLGQDYEVEGLTTFTGSVPPTVDLSERIEDGFGQGKVLASPFGMALVAATVASGKTPVPHLIVGHETKVNGDARPISPELLDGLRSMMRLVVTNGTAKDIADAGLIYGKTGEAEFAGGSHSWFAGYRGDMAFASLIVGGGSSEYAVRMTKQMLDSLPSDYLA
- the ngg gene encoding N-acetylglutaminylglutamine synthetase; amino-acid sequence: MSTELGPEHTMADTTEPHTTTEAITLGLHDASPQHLVDAMADNVELELGWGRLIFGQTFAEPTELAEALRREGPGRRDICIYARESHVLVAMAPHELFLDPSHTYRLRFTGEQQEAQKSPVAITVRSLRSIADADAMNRVYVRCGMVPAPTEVIWYNHENADAVEYLVAVRDDDDTVIGTVTGVDHERLFSDPEQGSSLWTLAVDPAASLPGVGEALTRELAGIFARRGRAYMDLSVAHDNAAAIALYEKLGFHRVPVLAIKRKNAINEPLFTPIPETVDDLNPYARIIADEATRRGIHVEVLDAETGEMRLSHGGRSVVTRESLSEYTSAVAMSRCDDKRLTRRIVGEAGVVVPRGRLATFDDGDHDFLAEVGDVVVKPTRGEQGKGITVGVTTDEELDSALARAREEHPEVLIEQRAPGDDLRLVVIDGRVVAAALRKPAEIIGTGKHTIGELIEAQSRRRAAATGGESVIPIDEITTATVAEAGWSFDDVLPEGERLRVRRTANLHQGGTIHDVTADVNPQLCRVAVTAAEAIGIPVTGIDLLVPDVTGEEYVFIEANERPGLANHEPQPTAAAFIDFLFPGQPGLPQAWTPEHAPG